The DNA sequence GGTTCCAACTCCAACATTTACGTTGCCTTTAAGAGGAAATGCCCAAGCAAATCCATGATGCACCAAACCAAATTCAAACCTAGAAGTCCCTTCTTCTAATAATCCTCTCCCCTCAAGACGTACAGAAGTCGTAGAAGCATGGTGAAGATTCTTAGGCCCTATTCCAAAAAGCTTTGGCCAAGGAGATTGCGATCCATCAGCAAGTATTACCGCTCGAGATTTTAATTTCTTGTTCTCTTTTGAACTAATTACCCAATAACCTTCCTCTTTATATAATTTCGAAACTTCAAAAGGCTTTAATAATTCAGCTCCTTGATTAATAGCTTGCTCAACTAAAAAAAGATCCAGATTTTCTCTTCTTACAATCCAAAAAGGAGCTGAGCCAGGCAGGTTTGCAATTACTTTGTCTGATAGACACCAGCTAAACTCTACTTTTTTTATAACCTCTTCAATAATTGGTTCTAGGCTAAATGGAAATAGCTCTTGAACTGAAGCTGCTATTCCACCTCCACAGGGCTTTAATTTAGGTAAAAGATCTTTCTCAACAATAGTTACTTTTTTATTAGCATTAGCCAAGTGAAAAGCTGCGGAAGATCCTGCAGCTCCCGATCCAATAATGACAACATCTCTTATAGTCAAACCTTGAGGATTTCTTGTTCCTTATCAGAAAGATTTTTTTCTATTTCAGTTATAAACCTATCCGTTAGTTTTTGAACATTGTCTTGTTCGTCTCTACTTTGGTCTTCTGAGATCTCACTTTCTTTCTCTGACTTCTTAATTCTTTCAATTGCATCTCTACGAATATTGCGAAGAGCTACTTTCCCCTCTTCAGCATATTTAGAAGCTAATTTACAAAATTCTTTTCGTCTCTCTTCTGTAAGAGGTGGAATATTTATACGAATGATTTTTCCATCATTATTTGGTGTAAATCCAAGATCACTCATTGCTATTGACTTTTCAATTAGCACTAACGAACTCAAGTCAAATGGCTGAATAGAGATTGTTTGCGAATCTGGAGTAGAGATTGTAGCTAGAGATTTCAATGGAGTATCTGCTCCATAATATTCGACGGTTAATCGATCAAGTAGAGAGGTATTGGCTCTCCCAGTTCTGATTGTGTTGAAATTACGTTGTGCGGCTTCTACCGATTTACGCATGTTCTGTTCGAGTTCTTTTGTAATCATTGAACTTAGATAAGCTATGAGTTGTAACTTAGAAAACAATAAAAAGTTAGCGTGAATTTGTTATAAGGGAACCAATTTCTTCGCCAGCGACTGCTTTGTTTATATTTTCTGCTTCAAAAAGATTAAATACAACTATAGGTATTTTGTTGTCTTTGCATAGTGCAATAGCTGTACTATCCATAACCGCTATTTCTCGAGTTAAAACTTCTTGGAAAGTTAATTCTTTATATTTAATAGCATCTGGGAATTTCTTTGGATCACGATCATAAACACCATCAACTTTTGTGGCCTTAAATATTACGTCAGCATTAATCTCAGCTGCTCTTAATGCGGCTGTTGTGTCTGTCGTGAAGAAAGGATTACCACAACCACCACCAAAAACGACTACTCTTCCTTTCTCAAGGTGTCTAATAGCTCGCCTACGAATATAGGGTTCGGCTATTTGTTGCATTTCAATAGCGGTTTGAACTCTTGTTTCTACTCCCGCTCTCTCTAGACCATCTTGAAGTGTTATTGCATTCATAACTGTTGCAAGCATGCCAACATAATCAGCAGTGGCTCTGTCCATTCCAGCCGCTGAACCTTTAAGCCCTCTAAAGATATTCCCTCCTCCTACAACAATGGCCAATTGAGTTCCACTTTCAACTACTTTGGAGACGTCTTTTGCTATGGAAGTAACTATTTCTGGGTCAATTCCATATGGTTTTTCACCCATAAGTGCCTCCCCACTGATTTTTATAAGAGCGCGTGAGTAAGCCATTCTTGGTGAATATATAGATGACAGTAGCAAGGTTCCTTGAACATCTTTACCTCTGTATGGGTTTGCTGGTCAGATCTTTAACCCTACGTTTTAATTAGGTAAACATTTTTTGTTTTGGAAGCTTCAGCTTGTGATAGCACAATAATGGCAAGACTTACTATCTCTGCCATTGAAAGGAGTACTAAGGATCATGCTTGCTGGAAAGAGCCTTCTATTCACAAGGCAATACTTGTAAGCGGATTGTCAGTGTTGATAGCTTCTATAAAACTTCTAGAAAAAGATTTAACTGCTCTTGATGACTCTGTTTAGAACTCAATGCCTTTCTGAGCTTTAATTCCTTGTTCTTTGAAGGGATGATGCAATAGACTCATCTCGGTAACTAAGTCTGCATTGCTAATTAATTCTTGGTGTGCATTCCTGCCAGTCAAAACAACGTGAGTTAACAATGGCCTTTCTTTTAGTCCATCTAAAACTCTATTCAAAGATATATATCCCAATTTTATTGCGATATTGATTTCATCAAGAATTACAAGTTTATATTCTTTATTCTTTAAATATATTAGTGCTGTTTCCCAAGCTTTTGAGACAAGTTCTTTATCTCTACTTCTATCTTGAGTCTCCCAGGTGAAACCTTCCCCAAGAGCATGCCATTTTAATAAGTCTCCAAAAATTCTTAATGCTTTTGCTTCTCCAGGTTCCCAACCACCTTTGATGAATTGAACAATAGCTACTCGCTCATTATGACCTAGTGTTCTGATCGCCATCCCTAAAGCAGCAGTGGTCTTTCCTTTCCCATGACCTGTAAAAACAATAACCAAACCTTTTTCTAAACTCCTTTTCTGAACTCTTTTGCCTTGTACTTCTTTTCGCTTCTTCATTTTATTCTTGTATAGATCTTCTTTAATATCGGGCTCAAGAAAACCTCCCATACCTATCTCAATGGACTTTTTATCAAGATCCTTCAGTATATTTTCTTTGTTATTTTGATTGCTAATCATAAAAAGATGAATTGCGACTAGATTAGATTATTTCAGTCTAGAAGGTTTGAATTTGAGTTTCTCTATATATATTTAATTAGTTATGCTTGCCAGTGCAGCATCTACAGCCTTTTGTTGGTCTCTTCGAGTAATCCAATGATGATAAGTACGCGTATGAATTGCTACTGAATGTCCCATCATTCTGGCTGAAACTGTGTCAGGAAGACCAAGATGTATTGTGCGAATTGCCCAGGCATGTCTTAAATCATATGGAGTAAGAGGGAGGTTATATCTGCGAAATTGTTCAGAGACTCTTTTCCCTACTTGTTGTAGGGTTGTTTGGGAGAGGTCTGTTTCAATTTTGGGAAGAGTATTTGAATTTTCTCCTAGTTGATTTAAATCAAATAGGTTTATCCATTGAGGCGGAAATGGCCAAACCTGATGTTCTCCAGTCTTTGTATTAGGAAATACTCTTAATATTTTATCGCCATCATTTTTGAGGCAAGAAATATCACAAAAAAACACTTCATGATTTCTTAGGCCATATGTGGCCATTAACCCAAAAACTAATTTCCACTCAGGGTTGGGAATTAATTGATAAGCTTCCTCAATTTGTGCATCACTTGGTAATTTCCTAAATTGTGCTTTATGCAATCCATATCCATATGATTTCTTTCTCCAATTGTCTGGGAGTTTGATTTTTAAGTAATTGGCGAGAGCATTAAGTGCTGTCCCGCACTGCTGCCTGCTACGACTGTTGGCTGAATAACTTGTAAGAGTTTCAAGGAAAAGCTCTTTATTTAGACTGCAATTGTTGCTAATAGCTTTTTCTTGGAGCCTTCTCAGGTATGGCTTATAAGCTGCATTCCAATTGCTTCTTTTACTTGCCTTTGAAGCGATAGTTTCATTGATATCAAAGAATTCTAATTTAAACTGTTCAATTATTTCT is a window from the Prochlorococcus marinus str. MIT 9211 genome containing:
- a CDS encoding site-specific integrase; translated protein: MNLNKDLVKINQNLASSGTKLRIEQRGSRLSLRGPLPCQESPKEFKVQRISLGLPSNQKGLQQAEKLLQLINLQIEHEQFNWERWSKKSPRKFQPKNKVAIEEIIEQFKLEFFDINETIASKASKRSNWNAAYKPYLRRLQEKAISNNCSLNKELFLETLTSYSANSRSRQQCGTALNALANYLKIKLPDNWRKKSYGYGLHKAQFRKLPSDAQIEEAYQLIPNPEWKLVFGLMATYGLRNHEVFFCDISCLKNDGDKILRVFPNTKTGEHQVWPFPPQWINLFDLNQLGENSNTLPKIETDLSQTTLQQVGKRVSEQFRRYNLPLTPYDLRHAWAIRTIHLGLPDTVSARMMGHSVAIHTRTYHHWITRRDQQKAVDAALASITN
- a CDS encoding NAD(P)/FAD-dependent oxidoreductase encodes the protein MTIRDVVIIGSGAAGSSAAFHLANANKKVTIVEKDLLPKLKPCGGGIAASVQELFPFSLEPIIEEVIKKVEFSWCLSDKVIANLPGSAPFWIVRRENLDLFLVEQAINQGAELLKPFEVSKLYKEEGYWVISSKENKKLKSRAVILADGSQSPWPKLFGIGPKNLHHASTTSVRLEGRGLLEEGTSRFEFGLVHHGFAWAFPLKGNVNVGVGTFIGGSSINIEEILEKLLPSLGFDPKEGIRQNSSLRVWNGHCNLHKDGIVAVGDAASLCDPFLAEGLRPALISGYKAAFSLNLWLEGNVKDLSDYTNSMKVTWGNSMAWGRRISQIFYRFPKVGYQLGIKRPTAPERIAQILSGKMSYGDIAQRVIKRLLFKK
- the pyrH gene encoding UMP kinase; this encodes MAYSRALIKISGEALMGEKPYGIDPEIVTSIAKDVSKVVESGTQLAIVVGGGNIFRGLKGSAAGMDRATADYVGMLATVMNAITLQDGLERAGVETRVQTAIEMQQIAEPYIRRRAIRHLEKGRVVVFGGGCGNPFFTTDTTAALRAAEINADVIFKATKVDGVYDRDPKKFPDAIKYKELTFQEVLTREIAVMDSTAIALCKDNKIPIVVFNLFEAENINKAVAGEEIGSLITNSR
- the cobO gene encoding cob(I)yrinic acid a,c-diamide adenosyltransferase gives rise to the protein MISNQNNKENILKDLDKKSIEIGMGGFLEPDIKEDLYKNKMKKRKEVQGKRVQKRSLEKGLVIVFTGHGKGKTTAALGMAIRTLGHNERVAIVQFIKGGWEPGEAKALRIFGDLLKWHALGEGFTWETQDRSRDKELVSKAWETALIYLKNKEYKLVILDEINIAIKLGYISLNRVLDGLKERPLLTHVVLTGRNAHQELISNADLVTEMSLLHHPFKEQGIKAQKGIEF
- the frr gene encoding ribosome recycling factor, yielding MITKELEQNMRKSVEAAQRNFNTIRTGRANTSLLDRLTVEYYGADTPLKSLATISTPDSQTISIQPFDLSSLVLIEKSIAMSDLGFTPNNDGKIIRINIPPLTEERRKEFCKLASKYAEEGKVALRNIRRDAIERIKKSEKESEISEDQSRDEQDNVQKLTDRFITEIEKNLSDKEQEILKV